Proteins encoded by one window of Chryseobacterium aquaeductus:
- a CDS encoding DUF2062 domain-containing protein codes for MIFSEIQNAIDKKKICVLIPTYNNEKTLRRVIDGVLDYTTNIIVVNDGSADSTSEILKTYPQISTINLSENKGKGNALKIGFRKAIDLGFDYAITIDSDGQHYPDDIPVFVKALSEEKHDVLLIGNRNMSQNGIPKKSSFGNRFSNFWFWFETGIKLEDTQSGYRLYPLHKIPKKYFTPKFEFEIEIIVRTAWKHIPVKNVPIKVLYDPSERVSHFRPFKDFTRISILNTILVVITLLYIIPRNFINNFRKKSFKRFIKEDVLESDGSNRTKAFSIALGVFVGFSPFWGFHTLLVISLSVLFKLNKVLAFVASNVSLPPFIPFIIVASLYLGAPFVAGDSDIFRQEWNFDLVKNNILQYVIGSLILASSASAISFIVTLFFLNKVTPENN; via the coding sequence ATGATTTTTTCTGAAATTCAAAATGCAATCGACAAAAAAAAGATTTGTGTTTTAATTCCTACGTACAACAATGAGAAAACTCTGAGAAGAGTGATTGACGGTGTTTTAGATTACACCACAAACATTATCGTAGTCAATGATGGATCAGCTGACTCTACTTCAGAAATTTTAAAAACTTATCCGCAAATTTCCACAATCAATTTATCTGAAAACAAAGGGAAAGGCAATGCACTAAAAATAGGTTTCAGAAAAGCAATTGATTTGGGATTTGATTATGCAATAACCATCGACTCGGATGGTCAGCATTATCCTGATGACATTCCTGTTTTTGTAAAAGCTTTATCAGAAGAAAAGCACGACGTTTTATTGATTGGAAACCGAAATATGTCGCAAAACGGAATTCCTAAAAAAAGCAGTTTTGGAAACCGTTTTTCGAATTTCTGGTTTTGGTTTGAAACAGGAATCAAGCTCGAAGACACGCAATCGGGTTACAGATTATATCCTTTACATAAAATTCCGAAGAAATATTTTACTCCAAAGTTTGAATTTGAAATTGAAATTATTGTAAGAACAGCCTGGAAACATATTCCTGTAAAAAATGTTCCGATCAAAGTTTTGTACGATCCTTCGGAACGTGTTTCGCATTTCAGACCGTTCAAAGATTTTACAAGAATCAGTATTTTAAATACGATTTTGGTCGTGATCACTCTGTTGTATATTATTCCCAGAAATTTTATCAATAATTTCAGAAAAAAAAGTTTCAAGAGATTCATAAAAGAAGATGTTTTAGAAAGTGATGGAAGCAATCGTACCAAAGCATTTTCTATTGCGCTCGGCGTTTTCGTTGGGTTTTCACCTTTTTGGGGATTTCACACACTGCTTGTTATTTCTTTATCCGTTTTATTTAAGCTCAATAAAGTTCTGGCTTTTGTTGCTTCTAACGTCAGTTTGCCCCCTTTTATTCCATTTATCATTGTTGCATCACTGTATTTAGGCGCGCCATTCGTAGCTGGAGACAGCGATATTTTTCGGCAGGAATGGAATTTCGATTTAGTGAAAAATAATATTTTACAATACGTGATCGGAAGTTTGATTTTGGCGAGTTCTGCATCTGCGATTTCTTTTATTGTTACTTTATTTTTTCTGAATAAGGTAACTCCGGAGAATAATTAA
- a CDS encoding 3-hydroxyacyl-ACP dehydratase: MQTILTDFYTLKTQEKTDTGSFIAHIKLNQNHDIFNGHFPGNPVTPGVCMMQIVKELTEEFTGKKLFLKSASNVKFMAIINPFETPDLIIQLDIKEDGENIKVKNISSFGETIALKMSVHYNILTL, translated from the coding sequence ATGCAAACGATTCTTACCGACTTTTATACGCTAAAAACTCAGGAAAAAACAGATACCGGAAGTTTTATCGCACATATAAAATTAAATCAAAACCATGATATTTTCAATGGTCATTTCCCGGGAAATCCCGTTACGCCAGGAGTTTGTATGATGCAAATTGTAAAGGAACTGACTGAGGAATTTACAGGTAAAAAATTATTTCTGAAATCTGCTTCTAATGTAAAATTTATGGCCATCATCAACCCGTTTGAAACGCCGGATCTGATTATACAATTAGACATCAAGGAAGACGGTGAAAACATTAAAGTAAAAAACATTAGTTCTTTTGGCGAGACTATTGCATTGAAGATGTCTGTACATTATAACATCTTGACATTATGA
- a CDS encoding LolA family protein: MFKNIAFIALLLISGFAFTQNTAMTSTESKAFVTKISAETKEIKTLQSDFVQTKKMDFLDKNIVTQGRMSLKSPNTLSWKYTKPYQYSIIFKDNKIFINDQGKKSSVDAKSKTFEKINKLIVGSSNGKMFNDPEFSVAYFKNENFNIAKFTPKSAQLLKYIKQIELNFPKNQTTVSQVNMTEASGDTTNIVFKNTKINAPIPAAEFSL, encoded by the coding sequence ATGTTTAAAAATATAGCTTTCATAGCACTTTTATTAATTTCAGGTTTTGCTTTTACGCAGAACACAGCAATGACGAGCACTGAATCGAAAGCATTCGTGACAAAAATATCTGCTGAAACCAAAGAAATCAAAACTTTACAAAGTGATTTCGTTCAGACCAAAAAAATGGATTTTCTGGACAAAAACATCGTCACACAAGGCAGAATGTCTTTGAAATCCCCAAATACCTTGAGTTGGAAATACACAAAACCTTATCAGTACAGCATTATTTTTAAAGACAATAAAATTTTCATCAACGACCAAGGAAAAAAATCTTCGGTCGATGCCAAAAGTAAAACCTTTGAAAAAATCAACAAATTAATAGTCGGAAGTTCGAATGGAAAAATGTTCAATGATCCTGAATTCTCTGTAGCTTACTTTAAAAATGAGAATTTTAACATTGCTAAATTTACTCCGAAATCTGCACAGCTTTTAAAATACATCAAGCAGATCGAGTTGAACTTTCCTAAAAACCAAACTACTGTTTCTCAAGTCAATATGACGGAAGCGTCGGGAGACACCACGAATATTGTTTTCAAAAACACCAAAATCAATGCGCCGATTCCTGCTGCTGAGTTTTCTTTATAG
- a CDS encoding polysaccharide deacetylase family protein, whose translation MKHYLFILFYFFLNLFIYAFQGTIWVYIFCFILFSAVVIWGSFDIQLGYFFNSFTHKKTKIKEVALTFDDGPTEFTPKFLDLLQEKNIKAIFFCIGKQIEKYPETFRRIIAEGHKIGNHTFSHSNNTGFLSTLKMVEEIEKCDELMLKIGNVKTNLYRPPFGVTNPNIAKAIKKTKKNSIGWNVRSLDTVIEDKKKIYHRITKNLKKGSIILLHDTSEKTYQVLVELLLFLEREKYSTFTIDSMIKSKN comes from the coding sequence ATGAAACATTACTTATTTATTCTATTTTATTTTTTCTTGAATCTATTTATTTACGCATTTCAAGGAACAATTTGGGTTTATATTTTCTGTTTCATCCTATTTTCTGCAGTTGTCATTTGGGGTTCTTTTGATATTCAATTGGGATATTTTTTCAACAGTTTTACCCACAAAAAAACCAAAATTAAAGAAGTAGCTTTAACTTTCGATGACGGACCAACTGAATTTACACCGAAATTTCTAGATTTATTACAAGAAAAAAATATCAAAGCCATTTTTTTCTGCATCGGAAAACAGATTGAAAAATATCCAGAAACGTTCCGGAGAATTATTGCGGAAGGTCATAAAATCGGGAATCACACTTTTTCACATTCCAATAATACAGGATTTCTATCTACCTTAAAAATGGTTGAAGAAATTGAAAAATGTGATGAATTAATGTTGAAAATTGGAAATGTTAAAACAAATCTCTATCGTCCACCTTTCGGCGTTACCAATCCGAATATTGCAAAAGCTATTAAAAAAACTAAGAAAAACAGTATCGGCTGGAATGTTCGTTCATTGGATACGGTGATTGAAGACAAGAAAAAAATCTATCACAGAATTACCAAAAATTTAAAAAAAGGAAGCATCATTCTTCTACACGACACTTCTGAGAAAACCTACCAAGTTTTGGTCGAATTATTGTTATTTTTGGAGCGTGAAAAATATTCAACTTTCACGATTGATTCAATGATTAAATCAAAAAATTAA
- a CDS encoding beta-ketoacyl synthase N-terminal-like domain-containing protein: protein MSAVYINSAACISVQDTLNENFFDNLKPENSIQVLKAIEPNYKEFIPPAMSRRMSKTVKMSSVASTKALQEAGIQKPDAIIVGTGMGCSQDSEKFLKNVLENNEEFLTPTFFIQSTHNTVAGQIALGLQCHGYNFTYVNCSSSLEFSMLDAKLQILDGEADNVLVGSTDEQTDRTMELFKLNNSIKKEENLPVDYINSTSEGVIWGEGSSFFVLGKEKTESSYAQLKDIKIINSLDLDETQKFIEGFLAKNNLTNQDIDAVILGFSGDSKSDVYYKNASELFLNSSLLYYKHLSGEFNTASGFSTFMACQILKNQEIPEVMRINDVKKESIKNVLLYNHLKGCDHSLVLLERA, encoded by the coding sequence ATGAGTGCAGTTTACATCAACAGTGCCGCCTGCATCTCGGTTCAGGACACATTAAACGAAAATTTCTTCGACAATTTAAAGCCCGAAAATTCCATCCAGGTTTTAAAAGCGATTGAGCCCAATTACAAAGAATTCATTCCGCCTGCGATGAGTAGAAGAATGTCTAAAACGGTAAAGATGAGTTCCGTAGCTTCCACAAAAGCCTTGCAGGAAGCCGGAATTCAAAAACCAGACGCTATCATCGTCGGAACAGGGATGGGCTGCTCGCAAGATTCTGAAAAATTTCTTAAAAATGTTCTGGAAAATAATGAAGAATTTTTAACACCCACGTTTTTTATTCAGTCAACTCACAATACGGTTGCAGGACAAATTGCTTTGGGATTGCAGTGTCACGGTTATAATTTCACTTATGTCAACTGCTCTTCGTCGCTGGAATTCTCAATGCTGGATGCAAAACTTCAGATTTTGGATGGAGAAGCAGACAATGTTTTGGTCGGCTCAACAGACGAACAAACCGACAGAACAATGGAATTATTTAAGCTGAATAATTCAATTAAAAAAGAAGAAAATCTTCCGGTTGATTATATAAATTCGACAAGTGAAGGTGTTATTTGGGGCGAAGGTTCGAGTTTTTTTGTTTTGGGTAAAGAGAAAACGGAAAGTTCTTACGCTCAATTGAAAGATATTAAAATCATTAACTCTTTAGATTTAGACGAAACTCAGAAATTCATTGAAGGTTTTTTAGCTAAAAATAATTTAACGAATCAAGATATTGACGCTGTGATTTTAGGTTTCAGCGGAGATTCAAAATCGGACGTTTATTATAAAAATGCATCAGAATTATTTCTAAATTCTTCGTTACTTTATTATAAACATTTAAGCGGCGAATTTAATACGGCGAGCGGATTTTCAACGTTTATGGCTTGTCAGATTCTTAAAAATCAGGAGATTCCGGAAGTGATGAGGATTAATGATGTGAAAAAAGAAAGCATTAAAAATGTTCTTTTGTATAATCATTTGAAAGGATGCGACCATAGTTTGGTTTTGTTGGAGAGAGCTTAA
- a CDS encoding beta-ketoacyl-[acyl-carrier-protein] synthase family protein yields the protein MSQKIAITGMGIISAIGNNVGENFISLTTSKHGISDIELFETRHAGNIKTGEIKLSNEALTKKLQLPEDNNFTRTALLGMVAAKEAVESAGISDVNEYKTGLISSTSVGGMDVTEKYFYTYEDFPEKQKYINSHDAGNSSLAIAELLGLKGMVSTISTACSSAANAIMMGAKLIKNGVLDRVIVGGTDSLSKFTLNGFNTLMILTDSYNTPFDNDRKGLNLGEAAAFLVLESDEVVKKENKKVLAYLSGYGNANDAHHQTASSENGQGAFLAMEKALKVSGLDKENIDYINVHGTATPNNDLSEGIAMIRIFGENQVPEFSSTKAFTGHTLAAAAGIEAVYSILAMQNNVIFPNLNFKTKMEEFDLTPVTELKEKNINHVLSNSFGFGGNCSTLIFSK from the coding sequence ATGAGTCAAAAAATTGCCATTACAGGGATGGGCATCATTTCCGCCATTGGTAACAATGTCGGGGAAAATTTCATTTCGCTCACGACCAGTAAACACGGTATTTCAGACATCGAATTGTTTGAAACCCGCCACGCCGGAAATATCAAGACAGGCGAAATCAAATTGTCTAATGAAGCGCTTACTAAGAAACTTCAGCTACCTGAAGACAACAACTTCACAAGAACCGCTTTGTTGGGAATGGTTGCCGCCAAAGAAGCTGTAGAAAGTGCAGGAATTTCGGATGTTAATGAATACAAAACCGGACTCATTTCCTCCACAAGCGTGGGCGGAATGGATGTTACCGAAAAATATTTCTACACCTACGAAGATTTTCCTGAAAAGCAAAAATACATCAACTCGCATGATGCCGGAAATTCATCTTTGGCAATTGCAGAATTATTGGGTTTGAAAGGAATGGTTTCTACCATCAGCACAGCCTGTTCGTCTGCAGCAAATGCAATTATGATGGGTGCCAAGCTCATTAAAAACGGCGTTCTCGACCGTGTGATTGTCGGCGGAACAGATTCGCTTTCGAAGTTTACTTTGAATGGATTTAATACGCTAATGATTTTGACCGATTCTTATAATACGCCTTTTGACAACGACAGAAAAGGTCTGAATCTGGGTGAAGCAGCCGCTTTCCTAGTTTTGGAATCTGATGAAGTTGTAAAAAAAGAGAATAAAAAAGTACTCGCTTATCTTTCAGGTTACGGAAATGCCAACGATGCGCATCATCAAACTGCTTCTTCAGAAAACGGACAAGGTGCATTTTTAGCTATGGAAAAAGCTTTAAAAGTTTCTGGTTTAGATAAAGAAAACATCGATTACATCAACGTTCACGGAACGGCGACACCGAATAACGATTTGTCTGAAGGTATCGCAATGATTCGGATTTTTGGCGAAAACCAAGTTCCGGAATTCAGCTCTACTAAAGCATTTACTGGTCATACTTTGGCTGCAGCTGCTGGAATTGAAGCTGTTTATTCGATTTTGGCGATGCAAAACAATGTGATTTTTCCAAATTTAAATTTCAAAACTAAGATGGAAGAATTTGATTTGACACCGGTTACCGAACTGAAAGAGAAAAATATCAACCACGTACTTTCCAATTCATTTGGATTTGGAGGAAACTGTTCAACTTTAATTTTTTCTAAATAA
- a CDS encoding phosphopantetheine-binding protein encodes MEDLKLELKNKIIEVLNLEDVAVEEIKDTDPLFGGGLGLDSIDALELIVLLDKDYGIKLSDPKKGKEIFQSIEVMAKYIEENRTK; translated from the coding sequence ATGGAAGATTTAAAATTAGAATTAAAAAACAAAATCATAGAAGTCCTTAATCTTGAGGACGTTGCAGTTGAAGAAATCAAAGACACAGACCCGCTTTTCGGTGGCGGTCTTGGTTTAGATTCTATCGACGCTTTGGAGTTAATCGTACTTCTTGATAAAGACTATGGAATCAAATTATCTGACCCGAAAAAAGGAAAAGAAATCTTCCAGTCTATCGAAGTGATGGCTAAATACATCGAAGAAAACAGAACAAAATAA
- a CDS encoding 3-oxoacyl-ACP synthase, with protein sequence MNKTDICTIEHSKITVNKQVIFESKTENFSDFAKEAYKSLELNYPKFHKMDNLSKLAFLASEMILKNDDHSQTALVFANRSSSLDTDFKYQESINSKENYFPSPAVFVYTLPNICVGEISIKHKMQTENAFFVLDQFDEKFLNSYAAQILQSGKAEKVLCGWVELYQESYKAFVYLLTT encoded by the coding sequence ATGAATAAAACAGACATTTGCACCATAGAACACTCAAAAATAACCGTAAACAAACAAGTTATTTTTGAAAGCAAAACTGAAAATTTCTCAGATTTTGCAAAAGAAGCTTATAAAAGTTTAGAACTGAATTATCCGAAATTTCATAAAATGGATAATTTGAGCAAACTTGCGTTTCTCGCTTCCGAAATGATTCTAAAAAACGATGACCATAGCCAAACAGCTTTGGTTTTCGCTAACAGATCTTCAAGCCTTGACACGGATTTCAAATATCAGGAAAGCATCAATTCTAAGGAAAATTATTTCCCAAGTCCTGCCGTTTTTGTGTACACTTTACCCAACATTTGCGTTGGCGAAATCAGCATTAAGCATAAAATGCAGACTGAAAACGCTTTTTTCGTTCTGGATCAGTTTGATGAAAAATTTTTGAATTCATACGCGGCACAGATTCTGCAATCAGGGAAAGCTGAAAAGGTTTTATGTGGCTGGGTCGAACTATATCAGGAAAGTTATAAAGCTTTTGTATATTTGCTGACTACGTAA
- a CDS encoding beta-ketoacyl synthase N-terminal-like domain-containing protein: protein MNKEIYITDYNCVTPLGFDVESNWKALLEGKSGVALHQVIDNHDAFFVSKIDDEKLEEEFKKLFGSAQSTTENFTRLEKMFLLSLKPLVVRHQISDKTAFILSTTKGNISLLKNESTLPEGVYLSNLAQKLADFFGFKSKPIVVSNACVSGVMAISVAKNMINAGKYKDAFVVAGDEISEFVISGFNSFQAIGSEPCKPYDKNRNGINLGEATASAFITSTPSENERFKFKVLGDSAINDANHISGPSRTGDGLFASVQNAMKEANVSSEQIDFISAHGTATPYNDEMEAIAFNRMNLQNVPLNSMKGYYGHCLGASGLLESIISMESALHNTLIQSKNFEEMGISQDLNIIKENQSAEIKYILKTASGFGGCNAAIVLEKC, encoded by the coding sequence ATGAACAAAGAAATTTACATTACAGATTACAATTGCGTCACACCTTTGGGTTTTGATGTGGAATCAAACTGGAAAGCGCTTCTGGAAGGAAAATCTGGCGTGGCTTTACATCAGGTTATTGATAATCACGACGCTTTTTTTGTTTCTAAAATTGATGATGAAAAATTAGAAGAAGAATTTAAAAAACTTTTCGGCTCCGCTCAGAGTACCACGGAAAATTTCACAAGACTTGAAAAAATGTTTTTATTAAGTCTGAAACCTTTGGTGGTTAGACATCAGATTTCAGACAAAACCGCTTTTATTCTTTCAACAACGAAAGGAAATATCAGTTTATTAAAAAACGAAAGCACCTTACCTGAAGGCGTTTATCTTTCAAATTTAGCTCAAAAATTAGCTGATTTTTTTGGCTTTAAAAGCAAACCAATTGTCGTTTCCAATGCTTGTGTTTCGGGAGTGATGGCGATTTCTGTGGCAAAAAATATGATTAACGCAGGAAAATATAAAGATGCTTTTGTGGTTGCCGGAGATGAAATTTCTGAATTTGTGATTTCGGGTTTCAATTCTTTTCAGGCGATTGGAAGCGAACCTTGCAAACCTTACGATAAAAACCGCAACGGAATTAATCTGGGTGAAGCCACAGCAAGTGCATTCATAACTTCTACTCCATCAGAGAATGAAAGATTTAAGTTTAAAGTTTTAGGTGATTCAGCAATTAACGATGCCAATCATATTTCCGGACCATCAAGAACAGGTGACGGATTGTTTGCAAGTGTCCAAAATGCAATGAAAGAAGCAAATGTTTCATCAGAACAAATCGATTTTATTTCCGCTCACGGAACAGCAACGCCGTACAACGATGAAATGGAAGCCATCGCTTTCAACAGAATGAATTTGCAGAATGTTCCTCTAAATAGCATGAAAGGTTATTACGGACACTGTTTAGGCGCATCTGGTTTGCTGGAAAGCATTATTTCTATGGAATCTGCTTTGCACAATACTTTAATTCAATCCAAAAACTTTGAAGAAATGGGCATTTCCCAGGATTTGAATATCATTAAAGAAAACCAATCAGCAGAAATTAAATACATTCTGAAAACGGCTTCTGGTTTTGGCGGGTGTAATGCGGCGATAGTTTTGGAGAAATGTTAA
- a CDS encoding acyl-CoA thioesterase, translating to MQSKNLTCTEEVRVRFNETDPLGIVWHGHYIVYFEDGREAFGRQHGLTYLDIQKAGFVTPIVKSTCEHFLPLKYGETFNIVTTFVNSISAKLIYKYEIFNQNNQLVCSGETIQVFLDSDNNLCLYNPEFFQNWKNKMGF from the coding sequence ATGCAGTCTAAAAATTTAACTTGTACCGAGGAAGTACGCGTACGTTTCAATGAGACAGACCCGCTGGGAATCGTTTGGCACGGGCATTACATCGTCTATTTTGAAGACGGAAGAGAAGCTTTCGGAAGACAGCACGGCTTGACCTATCTAGACATTCAAAAAGCAGGATTTGTAACGCCGATTGTGAAAAGCACTTGCGAACATTTTCTGCCTCTAAAATATGGCGAAACATTTAATATTGTAACAACTTTCGTGAATTCGATTTCGGCGAAATTGATTTATAAATATGAGATTTTCAATCAAAATAATCAACTCGTTTGCAGCGGTGAAACCATTCAGGTTTTTCTGGATTCTGACAATAATTTATGCCTGTACAATCCGGAGTTTTTTCAAAACTGGAAAAACAAAATGGGATTTTAA
- a CDS encoding ABC transporter permease encodes MLYKLWRSFIKEIQLLKRDSGGIVIIFLMPLLLIITITLIQDSTFKNLEGSKIPILFVDNDGSDISKSIKSEFENSKTFELITNFKEKDAEKAVFAGDYQMAIVIPENLTKDLNSNIDAKVQTIVSSFGLETDSTAVKTISAKTKDIHLYFDPATNTSFKNSVMNAVSKMVFQIENKKIYKAFQDQLGTEDNLEESKNLISFKEIKPTKGDKEIIPNSVQHNVPAWALFAIFFIVVPLSINLVKEKSQGTSVRVRVSPTPYYIHILGKTFTYLIICIIQFLLMVAVGIWLFPYMDLPQFDVSGKMFHLIIVTLFAGLAAIGFGILLGTVANTQEQSAPFGATSVVVLAAIGGIWVPVFLMPEFMQKIANLSPMNWGLNAYYDIILRNSGIAEIAPELCFLFLFYIMMVTISLFYERKQNSV; translated from the coding sequence ATGTTGTATAAATTGTGGAGAAGTTTCATCAAAGAAATTCAGTTGCTGAAGAGAGATTCCGGGGGAATTGTCATTATTTTCCTGATGCCTTTGCTGCTGATTATTACCATCACATTAATTCAGGATTCTACGTTTAAAAATCTGGAGGGTTCAAAAATTCCTATCTTATTTGTGGATAATGACGGATCAGATATTTCGAAAAGCATTAAATCTGAATTTGAAAACAGCAAAACCTTTGAGCTAATCACTAATTTTAAAGAAAAAGATGCTGAAAAAGCAGTATTTGCGGGCGATTATCAAATGGCAATTGTGATTCCGGAAAATTTAACCAAAGATCTTAATTCCAACATAGATGCTAAAGTTCAGACGATTGTAAGTTCGTTTGGGTTAGAAACCGATTCTACTGCTGTAAAAACTATTTCAGCGAAAACCAAAGACATTCACCTGTATTTTGATCCCGCAACCAATACCAGCTTCAAAAACTCGGTGATGAATGCTGTGAGCAAAATGGTTTTTCAGATAGAAAACAAGAAAATATACAAAGCTTTCCAAGATCAACTGGGGACGGAAGATAATCTTGAAGAGAGCAAAAATCTTATCAGTTTCAAAGAAATCAAACCCACCAAAGGCGACAAGGAAATAATACCCAATTCTGTGCAACACAACGTCCCGGCTTGGGCATTGTTTGCGATTTTCTTTATTGTGGTGCCGCTTTCCATAAATTTAGTGAAAGAAAAAAGTCAGGGAACGAGCGTGAGAGTTCGTGTGAGCCCAACGCCTTATTATATTCATATTTTAGGGAAGACGTTTACTTATCTCATCATCTGCATCATTCAGTTTTTGCTGATGGTTGCAGTAGGAATTTGGTTATTCCCGTATATGGATTTACCGCAATTTGATGTTTCCGGAAAAATGTTCCATCTTATTATAGTAACACTTTTTGCCGGTTTGGCGGCGATTGGATTTGGAATTCTATTGGGAACTGTCGCCAATACACAGGAACAGTCAGCCCCTTTTGGAGCGACTTCTGTAGTAGTTTTAGCAGCGATTGGCGGAATTTGGGTTCCTGTATTTCTGATGCCGGAATTTATGCAGAAAATCGCCAATTTATCGCCTATGAACTGGGGTCTGAATGCTTATTATGACATTATTTTGAGGAACAGTGGTATTGCCGAAATTGCACCAGAACTTTGTTTTCTGTTTTTATTTTATATAATGATGGTCACTATTTCCTTATTTTACGAAAGAAAACAGAATAGTGTTTAA
- a CDS encoding ABC transporter ATP-binding protein, giving the protein MENIIEIKNLYKKYKNSEDFSVNDISLNIDKNEIYGILGPNGAGKTTLISMLSGLIKPTSGSFTINGLSPKKDSSKIKQLIGVVPQEYALYPTLTAKENLLFFGSLYGLKQAYLHKTIDEALELMGLTKFADKKIDQFSGGMKRRCNLIAGTLHNPKVLFLDEPTVGVDVQSKKAIIDYLLDLNKKGTCIIYTSHHLSEAEEFCTKIAIIDHGKIHATGTPEELVQKVASAENLEDVFISLTGKELRDVV; this is encoded by the coding sequence TTGGAAAATATCATCGAAATAAAAAACCTCTACAAGAAATACAAAAATTCGGAAGACTTTTCGGTTAATGATATTTCTTTGAATATTGATAAAAACGAAATCTACGGAATTCTTGGTCCCAACGGAGCGGGGAAAACAACGTTGATTTCTATGCTTTCAGGTTTGATTAAACCAACCTCAGGAAGTTTCACCATCAACGGATTGTCGCCTAAAAAAGACAGTTCAAAAATCAAACAACTTATTGGCGTCGTTCCGCAGGAATATGCGCTCTACCCAACTTTGACGGCGAAGGAAAATCTTTTATTCTTCGGAAGTTTGTATGGTTTGAAACAAGCTTATCTTCACAAAACTATCGATGAAGCGCTGGAATTGATGGGTTTGACGAAATTTGCAGATAAAAAAATTGACCAGTTTTCGGGTGGAATGAAACGCCGTTGCAACCTGATTGCAGGAACGCTTCACAACCCGAAAGTTTTGTTTCTGGACGAGCCTACGGTTGGCGTAGATGTTCAGTCGAAAAAAGCAATTATTGATTATCTTTTAGATTTAAATAAAAAAGGAACGTGCATCATTTACACCTCGCATCACCTTTCAGAAGCGGAGGAGTTCTGTACAAAAATCGCCATCATCGACCACGGAAAAATCCACGCAACTGGAACGCCGGAAGAATTGGTGCAAAAAGTGGCCAGTGCCGAAAACCTGGAGGATGTTTTCATTTCATTAACCGGAAAAGAATTGCGAGATGTTGTATAA